CTGCCAAAATTAAGGGTGCGCCCAAACAGCCAACCTCTTCATCAAATGATAACGCCAAATGTAGCGGACGACGCAACTGACCTCTATTCGATAACTGTACCGCTTTTGGCAATAGTGTCAGCGCACAAGCAATAAAGCCTTTCATATCGCAAGCACCGCGTCCATATAGCTTGTCACCACGAATCGTCGCAGTAAATGGCTCTGATGTCCATTCTTGACCATCAACTGGCACCACATCAGTATGACCAGATAACACCAAACCATGATTGACGATATCAGCATTGTCACCTGCTGGTACTGTGACAAATAAATTGGCTTTGTTTTTGGCATCATTAAAGGTCAAATCTACGGTTAAGCCTAATTGCTCACAATAGCTTTGTACGTCTTCAATCAATGCCAAATTTGAATGACGACTGACCGTATCAAAGACAATCAGCCTTGTGAGCCAGTCAACGCTACTTGATGGATAATCAGTATCCATTATAGCGTGGGGTATGCCATCAGTACGAGTTGATACCGTCATAGAACATCCTTAGTACGATACAAGATAAAAAATCTTAGTCTCTTTGGAATGCGCGTTGTTGCAGCGCTTTTACTTCTGTATCTAATCCGGCAATCGGACCTTCAACTGGCACATGAGCGGCAGCAAGCTCAATAGAGCGGCGTAAATGAATCATAGCTTTGTCAGTTATCATCTCAGTCCCCCTTTTATTAGCTTATTGCAAATCACAGTCCTTATTAGGATTTACATATACTACACCACATCCTATCAAACCGTTTATGACGAATCTGACTTACGATGGATTGTTCTGATTCATCACATCAATGACTGGCGGCATCGGTTTTGTCAGCTTACCTTCTGCTTGTAACTCTTTAGTGGTTTTGGCATCGATAGCCAGTCCTGCAATCAACGCAATGTCTTTAACAGGCTTACGCTGACGAGTGGCAAAGCTCACTGGTACCATACGTGCAAACTCATAAATGTACAAATAAGACTCTTCGCCGCCTTCAAAATCCTCATCATCCTCTAAGCGAATGCCACCAATTTTTGCCAAATCCGTAAGCATCTCATTTTCTTCACTGCTCAGACGACAATCGGTGATACCAAAGCCGGTCATAAACCCATTTGCCCACTGTTTCAATGCCATTACGCGCTCGTATAAGTCATGTTCATCATCTGGCACAAGCGGCGTATAAGAATAAGCGTCATCTTTGTC
This window of the Psychrobacter arcticus 273-4 genome carries:
- a CDS encoding UPF0149 family protein; translation: MNDNISGWNTWLKAFDDWTDVSISEVHGLMTGLMTACDAPDEQVWAKVFEELSFAPLPDEALTLLTEEAEDTVFQLKDKDDAYSYTPLVPDDEHDLYERVMALKQWANGFMTGFGITDCRLSSEENEMLTDLAKIGGIRLEDDEDFEGGEESYLYIYEFARMVPVSFATRQRKPVKDIALIAGLAIDAKTTKELQAEGKLTKPMPPVIDVMNQNNPS